One Ardenticatenales bacterium DNA segment encodes these proteins:
- the murJ gene encoding murein biosynthesis integral membrane protein MurJ yields the protein MFEPTEANQAIETGETLIPEMEAAPSSISRNRGVIRAAGILAIGNVASRVLGLAREMVKANLFGASGLLSAYETAALVPNSLFELMIGGMVNSALVPVFSDYATGSKERQAELWGLVSSVLSVASVVMLLIIGLVELFTPQVAWVIGAVNFTDITLTDVSIHLMRLATPAVFFLSLSSVFTGVLFALKRFTLPAFAGAIFNGTIVVVALLRPQEISSLVWGMLLGAVLQAALQLPALRDARLRWQFNWQHPAIRRILWLYAPIVAGIAINQLVVALSYNLATRTGDESLTYMRYATTLYQFPLGLVVTALSIATLPTLSQQAGQQLDQFKRTLADGIRLVIALIMPAAAGLFALATPIITLLFQHGQFQPADTTRTALVLQVYLFGLPFAAVDQMLVFASYARKDTWRPAIVGVISIIIYSLIALALLPFLGLLSLMVADAVKHMVHTALMLFWLQRRIGSLRRLGITNALWRAAAAALLTGALAYAAAHLLMDHTPATTAGKLMVVIIAGGVGVASYVALARLFRLSEIQALARLWPGKK from the coding sequence TTGTTTGAACCAACGGAAGCAAACCAGGCCATAGAAACAGGCGAGACGCTGATTCCAGAAATGGAAGCCGCGCCCTCCTCAATCAGTCGCAATCGGGGCGTTATCCGCGCTGCCGGCATTTTAGCCATCGGCAACGTCGCCAGCCGCGTCCTGGGACTGGCGCGGGAAATGGTCAAAGCCAACCTGTTCGGCGCGTCCGGCCTCCTCAGCGCCTACGAAACCGCTGCCCTCGTCCCCAACAGCCTCTTTGAATTGATGATCGGCGGCATGGTCAACTCCGCCCTCGTGCCCGTCTTCAGCGACTACGCTACCGGCAGCAAAGAGCGCCAGGCGGAGTTGTGGGGTCTGGTCAGCAGCGTTCTCAGCGTCGCCAGCGTCGTCATGCTGCTGATCATCGGCCTCGTGGAGTTGTTCACGCCGCAGGTCGCCTGGGTCATCGGAGCCGTCAACTTCACGGACATCACCCTCACGGACGTGAGCATCCACTTGATGCGCCTGGCTACGCCTGCCGTCTTTTTCCTCAGCCTCTCCAGCGTTTTCACGGGGGTCTTGTTTGCCCTGAAGCGGTTTACGCTGCCGGCATTTGCCGGAGCCATCTTCAACGGAACCATCGTGGTCGTCGCCCTGCTGCGCCCGCAAGAAATCTCCAGCCTCGTCTGGGGGATGCTGTTGGGCGCGGTGTTGCAAGCGGCGCTGCAACTGCCCGCGCTGCGCGACGCGCGTCTGCGCTGGCAGTTTAACTGGCAGCACCCGGCCATCCGTCGCATTCTCTGGCTGTACGCGCCGATTGTTGCCGGCATCGCCATCAACCAGCTCGTCGTCGCCCTCAGCTACAACCTGGCCACGCGCACCGGCGACGAAAGCCTCACCTACATGCGCTACGCCACCACCCTCTACCAGTTCCCCCTTGGCCTCGTCGTCACCGCGCTCTCCATCGCCACGCTGCCCACGCTGTCACAGCAAGCCGGCCAGCAGTTGGACCAGTTCAAACGCACGCTGGCGGATGGGATTCGACTGGTGATTGCTTTGATAATGCCGGCAGCCGCCGGACTCTTCGCCCTCGCCACCCCCATCATCACCCTCCTCTTCCAACACGGCCAATTCCAACCCGCCGACACCACCCGCACCGCCCTCGTGCTACAAGTCTACCTCTTTGGCCTCCCCTTCGCCGCCGTGGACCAGATGCTCGTCTTCGCCTCCTACGCCCGCAAAGACACCTGGCGGCCCGCCATCGTCGGCGTCATCAGCATCATCATCTACTCCCTCATCGCCCTGGCGCTGCTCCCCTTCCTCGGCCTCCTCAGCCTCATGGTCGCCGACGCCGTCAAACACATGGTCCACACCGCCCTCATGCTCTTCTGGTTGCAGCGGCGCATCGGCAGCCTGCGCCGCCTGGGCATCACCAACGCCCTCTGGCGCGCCGCCGCTGCCGCGCTCCTCACAGGCGCGCTGGCCTACGCCGCCGCCCATCTCCTCATGGACCACACCCCGGCCACCACCGCCGGCAAACTAATGGTCGTCATCATCGCCGGCGGCGTAGGTGTCGCCAGCTACGTCGCCCTCGCCCGCCTCTTCCGCCTGAGCGAAATCCAGGCACTCGCCCGCCTCTGGCCCGGCAAAAAGTAA
- a CDS encoding methylmalonyl-CoA mutase family protein translates to MYDKQKLAELAQEMDKWEETSLQRTLARLPERKEAFSTTSSEPIRRLYTPLDVPDLDYQRDLNLPGEYPFTRGVHATMHRGRLWTMRMFAGFGTAEETNARFKYLLEHGNMGLSIAFDLPTLMGYDTDDAEALGEFGTCGVAVSSLKDMEVLLDGIPLDKVSTSMTINSPAAIIWAMYIATAEKQGVPMENLRGTLQNDILKEYIAQKEYIFPPEPSMRLVVDTIEFGSRRLPQWNTVSISGYHIREAGSTAAQELAFTLGNGLEYVRWCLARGMDIDDFAPRLSLFFNCHNDFFEEIAKFRAARRIWAREMRETFGAKNPRSWLCRFHTQTAGVSLTAQQPENNIVRVAIQALAAVIGGTQSLHTNSMDEALALPSEHAVTVAMRTQQIIAEESGVSNTIDPLAGSFFVEHETNKIERQVYAYWDRVAALGGVLPAIDKGFYQTEIANAAYQYQREIDDNQRTIVGVNGFADPDETPRIPLLQMDPEGYERQVSRLQQLRLERDNEKVAATLSALRQAAGGTENTMPYLLDAVRAYATLGEITNVLRQVFGVYHEPTWI, encoded by the coding sequence ATGTACGACAAGCAAAAACTCGCCGAACTGGCCCAAGAGATGGACAAGTGGGAAGAAACCTCTTTGCAGCGCACCCTGGCGCGCCTGCCCGAACGCAAAGAGGCCTTCAGCACCACCTCCAGCGAACCCATCCGGCGGCTCTATACCCCACTGGACGTGCCCGACCTCGACTATCAACGCGACCTTAACCTCCCCGGTGAATACCCGTTTACACGCGGCGTACACGCCACCATGCACCGGGGCAGACTATGGACGATGCGTATGTTCGCCGGATTCGGCACGGCGGAGGAAACCAACGCCCGCTTCAAATACCTGCTGGAACATGGCAATATGGGCCTCTCCATCGCCTTCGACCTGCCCACCCTGATGGGCTACGACACGGATGATGCGGAAGCGCTGGGCGAATTTGGCACCTGCGGCGTGGCCGTGAGCAGCTTGAAAGATATGGAAGTGTTGCTGGATGGCATTCCTCTGGACAAAGTGAGCACCAGCATGACCATCAACAGCCCCGCGGCCATCATCTGGGCCATGTACATCGCCACGGCGGAAAAACAGGGCGTGCCCATGGAAAACCTGCGCGGCACGCTGCAAAACGACATCCTGAAGGAGTATATCGCCCAGAAAGAGTACATCTTCCCGCCTGAGCCGTCCATGCGATTGGTGGTGGACACCATTGAGTTTGGCTCCCGGCGGCTGCCGCAGTGGAACACCGTTTCCATCAGCGGTTATCACATCCGCGAAGCGGGATCGACCGCCGCGCAGGAGCTGGCCTTCACGCTGGGGAATGGTCTGGAATATGTGCGCTGGTGTCTGGCGCGGGGGATGGATATTGATGATTTTGCCCCGCGTCTGAGCCTGTTTTTCAACTGCCACAATGACTTTTTCGAGGAGATCGCCAAGTTCCGCGCCGCCCGTCGTATTTGGGCGCGGGAGATGCGGGAGACGTTTGGGGCCAAAAATCCGCGCTCCTGGCTGTGCCGCTTCCACACGCAAACGGCGGGCGTTTCGCTGACGGCGCAGCAGCCGGAAAACAACATCGTGCGCGTGGCGATTCAGGCGCTGGCGGCGGTGATTGGCGGCACGCAGAGCCTGCACACGAACAGCATGGATGAGGCGCTGGCGCTGCCCAGCGAACACGCGGTGACGGTGGCCATGCGCACGCAGCAGATTATTGCCGAGGAGAGCGGTGTCTCGAATACGATTGACCCGCTGGCGGGTTCGTTCTTTGTGGAGCATGAGACGAATAAAATTGAGCGGCAGGTGTATGCGTATTGGGATCGGGTGGCGGCGTTGGGGGGCGTGTTGCCGGCAATTGACAAAGGGTTCTACCAGACGGAAATTGCCAATGCCGCTTACCAATATCAGCGCGAGATTGACGACAATCAGCGTACCATTGTTGGCGTGAATGGCTTTGCAGACCCGGACGAAACGCCGCGGATTCCGCTATTGCAAATGGACCCGGAGGGCTACGAGCGACAGGTCTCCCGGCTGCAACAACTGCGCCTGGAGCGGGACAACGAAAAGGTCGCGGCTACCCTTTCCGCGCTGCGCCAGGCCGCCGGCGGCACGGAAAACACGATGCCCTATCTCCTGGACGCTGTGCGCGCCTATGCCACCTTGGGCGAGATCACCAACGTGCTGCGCCAGGTCTTTGGCGTGTACCATGAGCCAACCTGGATTTAG
- a CDS encoding LacI family DNA-binding transcriptional regulator, whose protein sequence is MAATTIRDVAKQAGVGVGTVSRVLNDSPSVSEITRRKVLVAIEELNFAPNPFARRLSLGKTMTIGVIVPFFTRPAFVERLRGIEYALVNSEYDLVLYNVETVERRDAYFREMPRRERVDGLLIMALSPQDEDVERFIASGVTTVLVDAYHERLHSVTIDDVNGGYAATRHLIELGHERIGYISDTMDNPFVFTASRRRYEGYRRALADAGISHRPEYHQQGAHGRRQAQQMAEQLLALPIPPTAIFAASDTQAIGVMQAAESMGLRVPQDLSIIGYDDIEIAEYLSLTTIRQPLFMTGIESVELLLSVIAQMPAKPTHLQLSTELIVRATTAAPRHRA, encoded by the coding sequence ATGGCCGCCACTACCATTCGTGACGTTGCAAAACAGGCCGGTGTCGGGGTTGGAACAGTCTCCAGAGTCTTGAATGACAGCCCTTCCGTGAGCGAGATCACCCGCCGCAAAGTACTCGTCGCCATCGAAGAGCTAAACTTCGCCCCGAACCCCTTTGCCCGCCGCCTCTCCCTGGGCAAAACAATGACCATTGGTGTCATAGTTCCTTTTTTTACCCGACCAGCCTTTGTAGAACGCCTGCGCGGCATTGAGTATGCGCTGGTGAACAGCGAATATGATCTGGTTCTTTACAACGTGGAAACCGTGGAGAGGCGAGACGCCTATTTCCGCGAGATGCCCCGCCGGGAGCGTGTGGATGGCTTGCTGATCATGGCTTTGTCGCCACAAGACGAGGATGTGGAGCGGTTTATTGCTTCGGGCGTGACAACGGTACTGGTGGATGCCTACCACGAGCGCCTGCATTCAGTGACGATTGATGATGTGAATGGTGGTTATGCGGCGACCCGGCATCTGATTGAGCTGGGGCACGAGCGTATTGGCTACATCAGTGATACGATGGACAATCCGTTTGTCTTCACGGCCAGCCGACGTCGTTATGAGGGGTATCGTCGCGCTTTGGCGGATGCCGGCATTTCCCACCGCCCCGAATATCACCAGCAAGGTGCGCATGGTCGTCGGCAAGCGCAACAGATGGCCGAACAACTCCTGGCCCTGCCCATTCCCCCGACCGCCATATTTGCCGCCAGCGACACCCAGGCCATTGGCGTCATGCAGGCGGCGGAGAGCATGGGGTTGCGCGTTCCCCAAGACCTTTCCATCATTGGCTATGATGATATTGAGATAGCCGAGTACCTCAGCCTGACGACCATTCGCCAACCGCTATTCATGACCGGGATTGAAAGCGTCGAATTACTCCTGTCGGTGATCGCGCAAATGCCGGCAAAACCCACCCACCTGCAACTCTCTACCGAACTCATCGTCCGCGCGACAACGGCTGCTCCACGCCACCGTGCCTGA
- a CDS encoding carbohydrate ABC transporter substrate-binding protein: MLKKNFWIIVALTVILALGVAACSSGGTESPTEAPAATEGPMEAPTEAPMEEMPAVDFAYRSGGFLERAINGEFTGTTVTVDGPFADDDVVRFDQSMKAFEDATGIDVQYIGGKDFEATISVRVEAGDAPDIADFPQPGKAANFIDKLVDVSTFIPQDWLAQQYNQSWLDMGQIDGKTAGVWHRFNGKSLVWYPKDDWDAAGYPIPTTWDEMQALMDQIVADGDTPWCIGIGSGAATGWPATDWTEEMMLRTTSLDNYDAWVAGTLPFDSPEVKKAIETWSNIWFNDQYVYGGRASIVTTEFSDAPLPMFENPPKCWMHKQGNFITAFFPEGTQPFVDYDVFYLPPVDEQYGKPFLVAGDLMSMFNDRPEVRALMEYFTTPQSAGGWLSDGGALAAQQTATPDMYGRELEAKLAELVANASSFRFDGSDLMPGEVGAGTFWTGMVDYVSGSADLDTVLKDIDASWPR; encoded by the coding sequence ATGTTGAAAAAGAACTTCTGGATCATCGTGGCTCTGACCGTGATCCTGGCTCTCGGTGTCGCGGCTTGTTCCTCTGGCGGAACCGAAAGCCCCACCGAAGCCCCCGCCGCCACCGAAGGACCCATGGAAGCGCCGACCGAAGCGCCCATGGAGGAAATGCCCGCCGTTGATTTCGCCTACCGCTCCGGTGGGTTCCTGGAACGCGCCATCAACGGCGAGTTCACGGGCACAACCGTCACTGTTGACGGCCCCTTCGCCGACGACGACGTCGTTCGTTTTGACCAATCCATGAAGGCGTTTGAAGATGCCACCGGCATCGACGTGCAGTACATTGGCGGCAAGGACTTTGAAGCCACCATCAGCGTGCGCGTCGAAGCGGGCGACGCCCCCGACATCGCCGACTTCCCCCAACCCGGCAAAGCCGCCAACTTCATCGACAAACTCGTGGACGTGAGCACCTTCATCCCCCAAGATTGGCTGGCACAACAGTACAACCAGTCCTGGCTGGACATGGGCCAGATCGATGGCAAAACCGCCGGCGTCTGGCACCGCTTCAACGGTAAGAGCCTTGTCTGGTATCCCAAAGATGACTGGGACGCCGCCGGCTATCCTATCCCCACCACCTGGGACGAAATGCAGGCCCTGATGGACCAGATCGTTGCTGATGGCGACACCCCCTGGTGCATCGGCATCGGCTCCGGCGCCGCCACCGGCTGGCCGGCCACCGACTGGACGGAAGAGATGATGCTGCGCACCACCTCTCTGGACAACTACGACGCCTGGGTTGCCGGTACGCTTCCCTTCGACTCCCCCGAAGTGAAGAAGGCTATTGAAACCTGGAGCAACATCTGGTTCAATGACCAATATGTCTATGGTGGTCGCGCCTCCATCGTCACCACGGAGTTTAGCGATGCGCCGCTGCCCATGTTTGAGAATCCGCCGAAGTGCTGGATGCACAAGCAAGGCAACTTCATCACCGCTTTCTTCCCCGAAGGGACGCAGCCGTTCGTAGACTATGATGTCTTCTATCTGCCGCCCGTTGACGAGCAGTACGGCAAGCCGTTCCTCGTTGCCGGCGACCTGATGAGCATGTTCAATGACCGCCCCGAAGTGCGCGCGCTGATGGAATACTTCACCACGCCGCAATCCGCCGGTGGTTGGCTCTCTGACGGTGGCGCATTGGCCGCGCAGCAGACGGCCACGCCCGACATGTACGGACGTGAACTGGAAGCCAAACTGGCTGAACTGGTCGCCAATGCCTCCAGCTTCCGCTTTGATGGTTCCGACTTGATGCCCGGCGAAGTTGGCGCCGGCACGTTCTGGACAGGTATGGTGGACTACGTCAGCGGTTCCGCTGATCTGGACACCGTCCTCAAAGACATCGACGCCTCCTGGCCTCGGTAA
- a CDS encoding sugar ABC transporter permease: MTRILSFLGRLFVALVIPAVAFLVIYGGFIFLRDSDAPKWIVAVVAIVWGVGGVALLYTVFNGLVERMPAKWTALLQPFVFVGPGMVILIWYLALPAVRTGWLSLFDRTGTNFVGLSNYVSLFSQRLLTEAIRNNVLWIVFGSTFTVAFGLLVAVLADRSRFERFAKTLIFLPMAISFVGAGVIWNFMYSIRPGDSVQIGLLNAIITSLGGTAKAWTAWTAIAPWNNLFLIVIVIWLQAGFAMVLFSAALKGIPDELLEAGRVDGATEIQIFFRIMIPYIMGTIITVWTTIVIFTLKIFDVVWVMTGGQFGTEVIATQFIRQSFVANNTGIGSAIAIILLIAVIPVMIYNLRQFREQEAF; this comes from the coding sequence ATGACGAGGATACTCTCGTTCTTGGGGCGTTTGTTCGTGGCGCTGGTGATTCCCGCCGTTGCTTTTTTGGTGATATATGGCGGCTTCATCTTCTTGCGCGATAGTGACGCGCCCAAGTGGATTGTTGCTGTGGTAGCCATTGTGTGGGGCGTGGGCGGGGTAGCGCTTTTGTATACGGTGTTTAATGGGTTGGTGGAACGAATGCCGGCAAAATGGACAGCCCTGCTACAGCCATTTGTATTTGTCGGACCGGGCATGGTTATTCTCATCTGGTATCTGGCGCTCCCCGCTGTGCGCACCGGTTGGTTGAGCCTGTTTGACCGTACAGGAACGAATTTCGTTGGTCTCAGCAACTACGTCAGCCTCTTTTCGCAGCGGTTACTGACGGAAGCCATTCGCAACAACGTCCTGTGGATCGTCTTTGGCAGCACCTTCACGGTCGCGTTTGGCCTGTTGGTCGCCGTCCTCGCGGATCGCAGCCGCTTCGAGCGTTTCGCCAAAACGCTCATCTTCCTCCCCATGGCCATCTCCTTCGTCGGCGCGGGCGTCATCTGGAATTTCATGTACTCCATTCGCCCCGGCGACTCTGTGCAAATCGGCTTGCTCAACGCCATCATTACGTCCCTCGGCGGCACGGCCAAAGCGTGGACCGCCTGGACGGCCATTGCTCCCTGGAACAACCTGTTCCTCATTGTCATCGTTATCTGGCTGCAAGCGGGTTTTGCCATGGTCTTGTTTTCGGCGGCATTGAAAGGGATTCCCGATGAGCTTCTCGAAGCAGGGCGTGTGGATGGCGCCACGGAAATTCAAATCTTTTTCCGCATCATGATTCCGTATATCATGGGCACAATCATTACCGTCTGGACCACGATCGTCATTTTCACCTTGAAGATTTTCGACGTGGTTTGGGTGATGACGGGGGGGCAGTTTGGCACGGAGGTGATCGCCACCCAGTTTATCCGCCAATCTTTCGTAGCGAACAACACGGGTATTGGCTCCGCCATTGCCATTATCCTCCTGATTGCGGTCATTCCCGTCATGATCTACAACTTGCGGCAGTTTAGAGAACAGGAGGCATTCTAA
- a CDS encoding carbohydrate ABC transporter permease, giving the protein MGSARRQKLIGSIFVNGGLLLLCLIWTVPTLGIFVSSFRSRNDIQSSGWWSVLPHRAWETTQVIDPRAEGFNADGPMEVQGVTATFEELRAGVTVPDGTRLLWIGNRRLGMIEVQEKNWTVNWDFTLSNYQQVLTGKDYQFQRADGTIETIPGDDMSASFLNSLAVSVPSTVIPILIAAFAAYAFAWMRFPGRRLMFVLVVAMLVVPLQIALVPILKDYKSLGLNGTFLAIWLAHTGFGLALATYLLYNYISTLPRETLESAFIDGASHFTVFTRLILPLSVPALASFAIFQFLWVWNDYLVALVFLGGNPEFEVVTQRLADIVGSRGSDWHLLTAGAFVTMILPLVVFISLQRYFVRGLLAGSVKG; this is encoded by the coding sequence ATGGGTAGTGCGCGCAGACAAAAACTAATCGGCAGCATTTTTGTCAACGGTGGGCTGCTGCTCCTGTGTCTCATCTGGACGGTTCCCACGCTGGGTATTTTCGTGTCATCCTTCCGTTCCCGTAATGACATTCAATCTTCTGGTTGGTGGTCCGTTTTGCCCCATCGCGCCTGGGAAACGACACAAGTGATCGACCCGCGCGCGGAGGGGTTCAACGCGGATGGCCCCATGGAGGTCCAAGGGGTGACGGCGACGTTCGAGGAATTGCGGGCCGGCGTGACCGTACCCGATGGGACGCGCCTGTTGTGGATTGGCAACCGCCGCCTGGGTATGATTGAAGTGCAAGAGAAGAACTGGACGGTGAACTGGGATTTCACGTTGTCCAACTATCAGCAGGTGTTAACGGGGAAGGATTACCAGTTCCAGCGGGCGGATGGCACGATTGAGACCATTCCCGGCGACGATATGTCTGCTTCTTTCTTGAACAGCCTGGCCGTATCCGTGCCCTCGACGGTGATTCCCATCTTGATCGCCGCTTTTGCCGCGTATGCCTTTGCCTGGATGCGGTTTCCGGGGCGGCGTTTGATGTTTGTGCTGGTGGTGGCGATGCTGGTGGTGCCGCTGCAAATTGCGCTCGTTCCTATCTTGAAGGACTACAAGAGTCTGGGACTGAATGGGACGTTCCTGGCTATCTGGCTGGCGCATACGGGCTTTGGTTTGGCGTTGGCGACGTACTTGCTTTACAACTACATCAGCACGCTGCCGCGGGAGACGTTGGAGTCCGCTTTCATTGATGGCGCTTCCCACTTTACGGTGTTTACGCGACTGATTTTGCCGTTGTCCGTGCCGGCATTAGCCTCATTCGCCATCTTCCAATTCCTCTGGGTGTGGAACGACTACCTCGTGGCCCTCGTCTTCCTCGGCGGCAACCCCGAATTCGAAGTCGTCACCCAGCGCCTGGCCGACATCGTCGGCTCGCGCGGCAGCGACTGGCATCTCCTCACCGCCGGCGCATTCGTCACCATGATCCTGCCCCTGGTCGTCTTCATCTCCTTGCAGCGCTATTTCGTGCGTGGACTGCTGGCCGGCTCTGTTAAAGGGTAA
- a CDS encoding beta-glucosidase: MTKLTFPPDFLWGVATSAYQIEGAWDEDGRGESIWDRFVHTPGRVQDGATGDVACDHYHRWREDVALMRQLGIQAYRFSVSWPRILPAGRGRLNQAGLDFYDRLVDGLLAAHILPFVTLYHWELPMTLQDRGGWTNRETADAFAELAHVVSQRLGDRVQHWITHNEPWCTSLLSHELGEHAPGWQDGRAALQVAHHVLLSHGLAVRRLRANVPGAHVGIALNFEPAVPASSSPADYHAARIWDGYFSRWFLDPLYGRHYPADMVAHYHAIGYLPHGLDFLHPGDLDLIAAPTDFLGVNYYTRHVARAADAPDNRPQEIFPDPPEARTEMDWEVYPSGLYHLLNWLHFGYRIPQIIITENGCSYLDAPAADGRVADERRIRYLRGHIAAAHRAISNGVPLAGYLQWSLMDNFEWARGYTQRFGIVHVDYETQQRTPKDSAFWYRDVIAANGLEMEE, from the coding sequence ATGACAAAATTGACTTTTCCCCCCGACTTTCTTTGGGGTGTGGCGACTTCCGCTTACCAAATTGAAGGTGCATGGGACGAAGATGGGCGAGGCGAGTCCATTTGGGACCGCTTTGTCCACACCCCCGGGCGCGTGCAGGATGGCGCCACCGGAGACGTGGCCTGCGACCATTATCATCGCTGGCGCGAAGATGTGGCCCTGATGCGGCAGTTGGGCATTCAGGCGTATCGCTTTTCCGTCTCCTGGCCGCGCATTTTGCCGGCAGGGCGTGGTCGCCTGAATCAGGCGGGACTGGATTTCTACGATAGGCTGGTGGATGGTTTGCTGGCGGCGCATATCCTGCCGTTTGTCACGCTGTATCATTGGGAACTGCCGATGACGCTGCAAGACAGGGGCGGCTGGACCAACCGGGAAACGGCGGATGCTTTCGCGGAGTTGGCGCACGTTGTCAGTCAGCGCCTGGGCGACCGTGTGCAACATTGGATTACGCATAATGAGCCGTGGTGTACCAGTTTGTTGAGCCACGAGTTGGGGGAACATGCGCCGGGTTGGCAGGATGGCCGCGCGGCGTTGCAAGTGGCGCACCACGTTCTGCTCTCGCATGGGTTGGCGGTGCGGCGGTTGCGGGCAAACGTGCCAGGGGCGCACGTGGGGATTGCGTTGAATTTTGAGCCGGCCGTGCCGGCATCTTCCAGCCCCGCCGACTATCACGCCGCCCGCATCTGGGACGGCTACTTCAGCCGCTGGTTCCTCGATCCCCTCTACGGACGCCACTATCCCGCCGACATGGTCGCCCACTACCACGCCATCGGCTACCTCCCCCACGGCCTCGACTTCCTCCACCCCGGCGACCTCGACCTGATCGCCGCCCCCACCGACTTCCTCGGCGTCAACTACTACACCCGCCACGTTGCCCGCGCCGCCGACGCGCCAGACAACCGGCCCCAGGAAATTTTCCCCGACCCCCCGGAAGCGCGCACGGAAATGGATTGGGAAGTCTATCCCTCCGGCCTCTATCACCTTCTGAACTGGCTCCACTTCGGCTACCGCATCCCCCAAATCATCATCACCGAAAACGGATGCAGCTACCTGGATGCCCCCGCCGCCGACGGGCGCGTCGCCGACGAGCGGCGCATCCGCTACCTGCGCGGCCACATTGCCGCCGCCCATCGCGCCATCAGCAACGGCGTTCCCCTGGCCGGCTACCTGCAATGGTCCCTCATGGACAACTTCGAGTGGGCGCGCGGCTACACCCAGCGCTTCGGCATCGTCCATGTCGATTATGAAACGCAGCAGCGCACCCCCAAAGACAGCGCCTTCTGGTATCGTGATGTCATCGCCGCCAATGGCCTGGAAATGGAGGAGTAA